The following is a genomic window from Janibacter sp. DB-40.
CCAGCCGACGGCAGCGACGTCCAGATGCAGTCGGGGACAGCCGCCCCCGCCCGAGGACGAGGGCGTCGACGGGACGCGCCACGGTTGGTTTCGTACAGTGGGCGCCATGATCGTGATGAGCAGGGGACGTCCACGCCGTAAACCCATCAGACGGGTGGTGGGCGCGGCCTCCGTGGCCGCGCTCGTGCTGTCAGGGCTGTCCTTCGCGACCCCGGCCCATGCCGAGGGTGAGGTGCCGATCTTGGGTCAGGCGTGGACCACGTCCAACGAGGACACGGCCGAGACGAGGATGGACGTGGTGATCTCGGTCCACGGGGTGCGTCGTGTCGAGGGCGCGACGATGGTGTACTGGTCGGTCGGGTACACGCCCGACTCCACCTCCGGATCGGATTTCCGGCAACTGGTGATGGCCTTCGGCAGTGGGTCCAGCCTGTCCCCTCCGCGGAGTGGGACTGAGTTCATGGGCGATGTCGCCGTCATCGACCTGCCCGGTCGCAAGGCGTACACGACGCTCTACAAGGGCGACACCGTCTATGACTGCCTCTGCAACACGTGGACCCAGATCCTGCCGGAAGTCCCCGAGCCCGGCACCGCGTACGTCAACGCGGCGGCACTGCCCCAGATCCCCGGGGGCATGGACACCGTCACCGTCCGAGTGGCCGGTCAGATCATCCCCGACGTCCCCGTCGAGGACGGCCCCATGCTGCCGATCGCGAAGGAGTGGCCGATCCCTGTGGGGAAGGGCTGGCCGCGGGTCAAGACCGACGCCATCAACGACATCGAGGACCCCTCAGCCTTCATCGTGCCGCTGACCACCCACAAGGTCATCGAGGACTCCGCTCTCAGCGAGCGATCCGATGCCGAGTCCCGCTCCCTCGACCTGTCGGCCGATGTCCTCTTCGAGGTGGACGAGGCCACCCTCAGCGGCAAGGCAAAGCGAGAGATCAAGGCCGCCGCGAAGACGGTCAAGGAGGCGGACGCCACCGGCACGCTCAGGGTCACGGGGCACACCGACTCCAGCGGTGAGGCAGGCTACAACCAGAGCCTGTCCACGCGTCGCGCCGAGTCCGTCGCCAAGGCCCTCGAGCCCCTCCTACCGTCCGGCGTGCGCCTCACGACCTCCGGCAGGGGAGAGAGCGAACCCATTGCCAGCAACGAGACCGACGAGGGCAAGACCCTCAACCGCCGCGTGACGATCACCCTCCCGAAGGAGCAGTGATGACCCGCACCCGCACCCTGGCCGCCACCGCGACCGCCGCAGTGCTCGCGCTGACCCTGTCCGCGTGCTCCGACGACTCCGATTCCTCCCCGAGCGGCTCGACCAGCAGCTCGAGCG
Proteins encoded in this region:
- a CDS encoding OmpA family protein, translating into MIVMSRGRPRRKPIRRVVGAASVAALVLSGLSFATPAHAEGEVPILGQAWTTSNEDTAETRMDVVISVHGVRRVEGATMVYWSVGYTPDSTSGSDFRQLVMAFGSGSSLSPPRSGTEFMGDVAVIDLPGRKAYTTLYKGDTVYDCLCNTWTQILPEVPEPGTAYVNAAALPQIPGGMDTVTVRVAGQIIPDVPVEDGPMLPIAKEWPIPVGKGWPRVKTDAINDIEDPSAFIVPLTTHKVIEDSALSERSDAESRSLDLSADVLFEVDEATLSGKAKREIKAAAKTVKEADATGTLRVTGHTDSSGEAGYNQSLSTRRAESVAKALEPLLPSGVRLTTSGRGESEPIASNETDEGKTLNRRVTITLPKEQ